The following proteins are encoded in a genomic region of Methylibium petroleiphilum PM1:
- a CDS encoding DUF6781 family protein, whose translation MATKTGIDQDALITMFSQASAKQGEALRQAVAETTLRALQGRELTLKNIRSVLKTVAEAASNGAAQHGGKPAEVEALLGSAIDGMDAALLQAVEANRRALQQFLDQGADLQKGGIKSALSDLEKLEDTFFSSVSKAAQTAGAPLQGPWAQVLDSMKLKGTDSGAQAAQTVEQLLSQTQTAMRDGRAMSLRAGKALMDSYAALVSGVLIGMSEGLQRGGKDAGAPSSRKR comes from the coding sequence ATGGCCACCAAGACCGGGATCGACCAGGACGCGCTGATCACGATGTTCTCTCAGGCCAGCGCCAAGCAGGGTGAGGCGCTGCGGCAGGCCGTCGCCGAAACCACGCTGCGCGCCCTGCAGGGCCGCGAGCTGACGCTGAAGAACATCCGCAGCGTGCTGAAGACCGTGGCCGAAGCCGCTTCCAACGGCGCGGCCCAGCACGGCGGCAAGCCTGCCGAGGTGGAGGCGCTGCTCGGCTCGGCGATCGATGGCATGGACGCGGCGCTGCTGCAGGCCGTCGAGGCCAATCGCCGGGCGCTGCAGCAATTCCTCGACCAGGGTGCCGACCTTCAGAAGGGCGGTATCAAGAGCGCATTGAGCGACCTCGAGAAGCTGGAGGACACCTTCTTCAGCAGCGTCAGCAAGGCGGCCCAGACGGCCGGCGCGCCGCTTCAGGGACCGTGGGCGCAGGTCCTGGACTCGATGAAGCTCAAAGGCACCGACAGCGGCGCCCAGGCGGCGCAGACGGTCGAGCAACTGCTCTCGCAGACGCAGACGGCGATGCGCGACGGCCGGGCCATGAGCCTGCGCGCTGGCAAGGCGCTGATGGACAGCTATGCCGCCCTGGTGAGCGGCGTGCTGATCGGCATGTCCGAAGGCCTGCAGCGCGGGGGCAAGGATGCCGGTGCGCCGTCCTCGCGCAAGCGTTGA